One genomic segment of Arcobacter porcinus includes these proteins:
- a CDS encoding NAD+ synthase: MKQYKNIKQNLINFLQNEVKNSGLSSVVVGLSGGLDSAVVAVLCKEAFGKNLTCILMPSQFSSKSSVEDSIELCEKFDINYEIISIEPMLSAYLSNMNNNTLRVGNFSARLRMSVLYDKSFEKNSLVVGTSNRSEILLGYSTIFGDTAYAINPIGNIYKSDLFDFAKFLGVTDKIIDKKPSADFYEDQSDEDDLGYSYSKIDSLLKAIYDEKQNKEELIKNGFENSFIDDISKRVEKNRFKTELAKIAKI; this comes from the coding sequence ATGAAACAATATAAAAATATTAAGCAAAATTTAATAAATTTTCTACAAAATGAAGTAAAAAATAGTGGTTTGAGCAGTGTTGTTGTAGGACTTTCAGGTGGTCTTGATTCAGCTGTTGTTGCAGTCTTATGCAAAGAGGCTTTTGGTAAAAATTTAACTTGCATCTTAATGCCTTCTCAATTTTCATCAAAATCTTCAGTTGAAGACTCTATTGAACTTTGTGAAAAATTTGATATAAATTATGAAATAATATCTATTGAACCTATGTTAAGTGCCTATTTAAGTAATATGAACAACAATACTTTAAGAGTTGGGAATTTTAGTGCAAGACTTAGAATGAGTGTTTTATATGATAAATCTTTTGAAAAAAACTCTTTAGTTGTAGGAACATCAAATAGAAGCGAAATTCTTTTGGGATATAGTACAATTTTTGGTGATACAGCTTATGCTATAAATCCTATTGGAAATATTTACAAAAGTGATCTTTTTGATTTTGCAAAATTTCTAGGAGTAACAGATAAAATCATAGATAAAAAACCAAGTGCTGATTTTTATGAAGATCAAAGTGATGAAGATGATTTGGGATATAGTTATAGTAAAATCGACTCTTTATTAAAAGCTATCTATGATGAAAAACAGAATAAAGAAGAGCTTATTAAGAATGGCTTTGAAAATAGTTTTATAGATGATATTAGTAAAAGAGTTGAGAAAAATAGATTTAAAACAGAATTAGCAAAAATAGCAAAAATATAG
- a CDS encoding (2Fe-2S)-binding protein, with protein sequence MARSFPRSFIVCDCKQVSLGEIIYAIKEKSAKSLENIEDLTDAGSSCGSCRCKEDDVGVEKMELYLVDILKKFENEK encoded by the coding sequence ATGGCAAGAAGCTTTCCTCGCTCTTTTATAGTTTGTGATTGTAAGCAAGTAAGTCTTGGTGAAATAATTTATGCAATAAAAGAAAAAAGTGCAAAATCTTTGGAAAACATTGAGGATTTAACAGATGCTGGAAGTTCTTGTGGCTCTTGTAGATGTAAAGAAGATGATGTTGGAGTTGAGAAAATGGAACTTTATTTAGTTGATATTTTGAAAAAATTTGAAAATGAGAAGTGA
- the tatC gene encoding twin-arginine translocase subunit TatC, translating into MFDDLKPHIADLRKRLTISALTVVAMFFICFAFYEPILEWMMAPVKHALPAGTSMIAVEIQETFFTAMKVAFFAGFILSLPVIFWQLWLFLAPGLYDHEKKLVIPFVFFATLMFLMGASFAYYIVVPIGFDFLIAFGNSVVSVLPSIGKYVGFFTKLMIGFGIAFELPVITFFLAKIGLVDDAMLKGFFRYAVVLIFILAAILTPPDVISQVLMAVPLILLYGVSIYIAKVFNPAQKEDEEE; encoded by the coding sequence ATGTTTGATGATTTAAAACCACATATTGCTGATTTAAGAAAAAGATTAACAATCTCAGCTTTAACTGTTGTAGCAATGTTTTTTATATGTTTTGCTTTTTATGAACCAATTTTAGAGTGGATGATGGCTCCTGTAAAACATGCTCTTCCAGCAGGAACTTCTATGATTGCTGTTGAAATTCAAGAAACATTTTTTACAGCTATGAAAGTTGCTTTTTTTGCAGGTTTTATACTCTCTTTACCAGTTATTTTTTGGCAATTATGGCTTTTTTTAGCTCCTGGACTTTATGATCATGAGAAAAAGCTTGTTATTCCTTTTGTATTTTTTGCAACTTTAATGTTTTTAATGGGTGCTTCTTTTGCTTATTATATAGTTGTTCCTATTGGATTTGATTTCTTAATTGCTTTTGGTAATAGTGTAGTTAGTGTTTTACCAAGTATTGGAAAATATGTAGGATTTTTTACAAAACTTATGATAGGTTTTGGTATTGCTTTTGAGCTTCCTGTTATTACATTTTTCCTTGCAAAAATAGGTTTAGTTGATGATGCTATGCTAAAAGGATTTTTTAGATATGCGGTTGTACTAATTTTTATTTTAGCTGCAATTTTAACTCCGCCTGATGTTATAAGTCAAGTATTAATGGCTGTTCCATTGATTTTACTTTATGGTGTATCAATATATATTGCAAAAGTATTTAATCCAGCTCAAAAAGAAGATGAAGAAGAGTAA
- a CDS encoding tetraacyldisaccharide 4'-kinase gives MKQKLILWFENYLFYPNSFQKLISFLLLPLSFIYIIVILSKRLFAKKNDFSLPIISVGNLIVGGSGKTPITIKLASNYKDVFIILRGYGRESKGLFLVSQNGNILVDVKTSGDEAMLLAKSLKNASVIVSEDRVLGINKAKELGAKIIFLDDAFSKYSIKKFDILLKAKNEPENSFCIPSGAYREPKYFYKKADLILKEGIDFKRVVTIKNAIDDSLLNNSKTTLLTAISKPKRLLEFLGKDTKMIAFADHHNFTKEELVKIIEENKSSKIITTLKDFVKIKEFEKEIDLSDFYLMHLEIEFTNESIFNTINGYIKEFE, from the coding sequence TTGAAACAAAAACTTATTTTATGGTTTGAAAACTATCTTTTTTATCCAAATAGTTTTCAAAAACTTATCTCTTTTTTACTTCTTCCACTATCATTTATTTATATTATTGTAATTTTATCAAAAAGACTTTTTGCAAAAAAAAATGATTTTTCTTTACCAATTATCTCTGTTGGAAATTTAATTGTTGGTGGAAGTGGAAAAACTCCAATTACTATTAAACTTGCATCAAATTATAAAGATGTTTTTATTATTTTAAGAGGTTATGGAAGAGAGTCAAAAGGACTTTTCTTAGTTTCACAAAATGGAAATATATTAGTAGATGTAAAAACAAGTGGCGATGAAGCAATGCTTTTAGCTAAAAGTTTAAAAAATGCAAGTGTAATTGTAAGTGAAGATAGAGTTTTAGGAATAAATAAAGCAAAAGAGCTTGGAGCAAAAATTATATTTTTGGATGATGCTTTTTCTAAATATAGTATTAAAAAATTTGATATTTTATTAAAAGCAAAAAATGAACCAGAAAACTCTTTTTGTATTCCAAGTGGTGCATATAGAGAACCTAAATATTTCTACAAAAAAGCTGATTTAATATTAAAAGAAGGTATAGATTTCAAAAGAGTTGTAACAATCAAAAATGCAATAGATGACTCTTTATTAAATAATTCAAAAACAACTCTTCTAACAGCAATTTCAAAGCCAAAAAGGTTATTAGAATTTCTAGGAAAAGATACAAAAATGATAGCTTTTGCTGATCATCATAACTTTACAAAAGAAGAGTTAGTAAAAATTATAGAAGAAAATAAAAGTTCTAAAATTATTACAACTTTAAAAGATTTTGTAAAGATAAAAGAGTTTGAAAAAGAGATAGATTTAAGTGATTTTTACTTAATGCATCTTGAAATAGAGTTTACAAATGAATCAATCTTTAACACAATTAATGGCTATATTAAAGAGTTTGAATAA
- a CDS encoding DegT/DnrJ/EryC1/StrS family aminotransferase has protein sequence MRNIAIYKATLDNEEINQIKSVLEAKNDLSKVIEFEDGISKYIGSKYSIATATSTAALHLALSSMKLKRGDKILMSVNSFVNLPETVRHFDAEPIFVDINPEDMNIDIDKFEEILVANRSKKLRAAIITFIGGLAPDLDRIYTIAKKHNILIIEDCRAALGSSYKGKKVGNLSADMTIFSTNPSPSKYAISRSGVLVTNNEELASRAKLLRNHAITTTYDSFGNLDYVYDVDDIGHKFDISELDAAYAIAQLKKTDSFIKRRQNIAKMYEENLKDVKHITILPFQEGHIYTQYIIKINRNRDAFARALKERGVSTALNYIPLHLLTYYKNKYSIKITAFPNALNNYQQILSLPIYAGLLDEEVEYVCKQVIEVAKEWI, from the coding sequence TTGAGAAACATTGCAATATATAAAGCAACTTTAGATAACGAGGAGATAAACCAGATAAAATCTGTACTTGAGGCAAAAAATGATTTGTCAAAAGTAATAGAGTTTGAAGATGGAATTTCTAAATATATAGGTTCAAAATACTCTATTGCAACGGCAACTTCTACTGCTGCTTTACATTTAGCATTAAGTTCTATGAAACTAAAAAGAGGAGATAAGATTTTAATGTCTGTAAACTCTTTTGTAAATCTTCCTGAAACAGTAAGGCACTTTGATGCTGAACCTATTTTTGTGGATATAAATCCTGAAGATATGAATATTGATATTGATAAATTTGAAGAGATTTTAGTAGCAAATAGATCAAAAAAACTAAGAGCTGCTATTATTACATTTATTGGTGGTTTAGCTCCTGATTTAGATAGAATTTATACAATTGCTAAAAAGCATAATATCTTAATAATTGAGGATTGTAGAGCTGCTTTAGGTTCATCTTATAAAGGTAAAAAAGTAGGAAATTTAAGTGCTGATATGACAATTTTTTCTACAAACCCATCACCTTCAAAATATGCAATAAGTCGTTCAGGGGTTTTAGTTACAAATAATGAAGAACTAGCTTCAAGAGCAAAACTTTTAAGAAATCATGCTATTACAACAACTTATGATAGTTTTGGAAACCTTGATTATGTTTATGATGTTGATGATATTGGTCATAAGTTTGATATCTCTGAACTTGATGCTGCTTATGCAATAGCTCAACTAAAAAAAACAGATAGTTTTATTAAAAGAAGACAAAATATTGCAAAAATGTATGAAGAGAATCTAAAAGATGTGAAGCATATTACTATTTTGCCTTTTCAAGAGGGACATATTTATACTCAATATATTATAAAAATAAATAGAAATAGAGATGCTTTTGCAAGAGCATTAAAAGAAAGAGGAGTTTCAACAGCTTTAAACTATATACCTTTGCATCTTTTAACATATTATAAAAATAAATATTCTATTAAAATCACTGCATTTCCAAATGCTTTAAATAACTATCAACAAATTTTATCTTTACCTATTTATGCTGGACTTTTAGATGAAGAGGTTGAATATGTTTGTAAACAAGTTATTGAAGTTGCAAAAGAGTGGATATAA
- a CDS encoding TerB family tellurite resistance protein, with the protein MEFLVLIIVITILVFIGKNYKTEEFKNINLTKKEVFRGDILNHEAGLLVALLSKVAKADGKVGELEAELIKHTLTDISSHFQNSEELRERLKELYNEEKDDFSNLIVICDRLYRLTAKNYNKRLNYMEYLLNLAFIDGDFSKEEQEITEDIANALKIAKSDYNRLVYSFESFYTNIKNEKKLSLEKSYEILNSNPNDDFATIKKNYRELVKKNHPDIITGQGATQSIIDEATQKLQEINEAYEVIKKDRGI; encoded by the coding sequence ATGGAATTTTTAGTATTAATAATAGTTATAACTATTCTTGTTTTTATAGGAAAAAACTATAAAACAGAAGAGTTTAAAAATATAAATCTAACAAAAAAAGAGGTTTTTAGAGGTGATATTTTAAATCATGAAGCTGGACTTTTAGTTGCACTTTTATCAAAAGTTGCAAAAGCAGATGGTAAAGTTGGAGAGCTTGAAGCAGAGTTAATAAAACATACTTTAACAGATATCTCAAGCCATTTTCAAAATAGTGAAGAGCTAAGAGAGAGATTAAAAGAGCTTTATAATGAAGAAAAAGATGATTTTTCAAATCTTATTGTGATTTGTGATAGGCTTTATAGATTAACTGCCAAAAACTATAATAAAAGATTAAACTATATGGAGTATCTATTAAATCTTGCTTTTATTGATGGTGATTTTTCAAAAGAGGAACAAGAGATAACAGAAGATATTGCAAATGCTTTAAAAATAGCAAAAAGTGATTATAATAGATTAGTATACTCTTTTGAAAGTTTTTATACAAACATCAAAAATGAAAAAAAACTATCTCTTGAAAAGTCTTATGAAATTTTAAACTCTAATCCAAATGATGATTTTGCAACAATTAAAAAGAACTATAGAGAGCTTGTAAAGAAAAATCATCCAGATATTATTACAGGTCAAGGTGCTACTCAAAGTATTATTGATGAAGCAACACAAAAACTTCAAGAGATAAATGAAGCTTATGAGGTAATTAAAAAAGATAGAGGAATATAG
- the tatB gene encoding Sec-independent protein translocase protein TatB: MFGMGITEILLIAIVAVIALGPEKLPDAMVKIARLFNSVKKGLNDAKTTLDKELNISELKEEANKFKAQIEETKASLNVESKFDLGLDDILKDDLDVKKESLKVEDSKKELEDKFAKANENKSKKDEKKSKKDSSDAKEI; the protein is encoded by the coding sequence ATGTTTGGAATGGGAATAACAGAAATTTTATTAATAGCGATTGTCGCAGTAATAGCTCTTGGACCTGAGAAGTTACCAGATGCTATGGTAAAAATAGCAAGACTTTTTAATAGTGTAAAAAAAGGATTAAATGATGCTAAAACTACGCTTGATAAAGAACTAAATATAAGTGAACTAAAAGAAGAAGCAAACAAATTTAAAGCCCAAATTGAAGAGACAAAAGCTTCTTTAAATGTTGAATCAAAATTTGATTTAGGATTAGATGATATATTAAAAGATGATTTAGATGTTAAAAAAGAGAGCTTAAAAGTAGAAGACTCTAAAAAAGAGTTAGAAGATAAATTTGCAAAAGCAAATGAAAATAAATCAAAAAAAGATGAGAAAAAAAGTAAAAAAGACTCATCAGATGCTAAGGAAATATAA
- the queA gene encoding tRNA preQ1(34) S-adenosylmethionine ribosyltransferase-isomerase QueA, with the protein MNDNLKTSSYDFFLPNEQIATKAANPADSAKLLVYNRATNEITHTIFRNIMDFLPEELTIFLNDTKVIKARIFGKKSTGAKIELLLNKALFMNRFSVYIKGKVNINTELFFDGNLCAKVIELNEDGSRVVEFYKKENEKQKLDFSSLVEILNKIGHIPLPPYINREDTKEDEKDYQTLFAKKYGAVAAPTASLHFTPELLEKMKQKYGLNYLTLHVGAGTFKPVDVEDILSHPMHSEYFEISKECKDKIDSAKNILAVGTTVTRTLEFYARKNMICGECDLFLNPSNKPIIVNHLLTNFHLPKSTLIMLVASFIGLEKTLELYDIAIKNDYRFYSYGDAMLII; encoded by the coding sequence GTGAATGACAATCTAAAAACATCAAGTTATGACTTTTTTCTTCCAAATGAACAAATAGCTACTAAAGCAGCAAATCCAGCTGATAGTGCAAAACTTTTAGTTTATAATAGAGCTACAAATGAGATTACTCATACAATATTTAGAAATATTATGGATTTTTTACCTGAAGAATTAACTATATTTCTAAATGATACAAAAGTGATAAAAGCAAGAATATTTGGAAAAAAATCAACAGGTGCTAAAATAGAACTACTTTTAAATAAAGCTCTTTTTATGAATAGATTTTCGGTTTATATTAAAGGAAAAGTAAATATAAACACAGAACTATTTTTTGATGGAAATCTTTGTGCAAAAGTTATAGAGTTAAATGAAGATGGTTCAAGAGTTGTTGAGTTTTATAAAAAAGAGAATGAAAAACAAAAGTTAGATTTTAGCTCTTTGGTTGAAATATTAAACAAAATAGGGCACATTCCACTTCCTCCATATATAAATAGAGAAGATACAAAAGAGGATGAAAAAGATTATCAAACTCTGTTTGCAAAAAAATATGGAGCAGTTGCAGCTCCAACAGCTTCACTTCATTTTACACCTGAATTATTAGAAAAAATGAAGCAAAAATATGGACTAAATTATCTTACTTTACATGTTGGAGCAGGGACTTTTAAACCTGTTGATGTAGAAGATATTTTATCTCATCCAATGCATAGTGAATATTTCGAAATTAGTAAAGAGTGCAAAGATAAAATAGATAGTGCAAAAAATATTTTAGCAGTTGGAACAACTGTTACTAGAACTTTAGAATTTTATGCAAGAAAAAATATGATTTGTGGTGAGTGTGATCTTTTTTTAAATCCATCAAACAAACCAATAATTGTAAATCATCTTTTGACAAATTTTCATCTTCCAAAATCTACACTTATTATGCTTGTTGCATCTTTTATAGGTTTAGAAAAAACTTTAGAGCTTTATGATATTGCTATAAAAAATGATTATAGATTTTATTCTTATGGCGATGCTATGCTTATAATTTAA
- a CDS encoding exonuclease domain-containing protein, producing the protein MVYYILFDTETTGALEEDRVIQFGGMILDQKGKMEVYDELCSSSIPIKLEAMEVHNITPDMLENKPRAIETNFYRRLEELNSSSNFLIAHNINFDLEMIKKEGFVNNLQLIDTLRCARHLYPELPYHRLQYLRYALNLYKSEKEEANKLNITIKAHDAIGDVLVMKLFLRELVAKTREVYPNDNPMKKLVALSSTPVFVQTFKFGKYKGENISDVAQKDANYLNWMLNNMEDMDEDLKYTLSKVLQ; encoded by the coding sequence ATGGTTTATTATATTTTATTTGATACAGAAACAACAGGAGCTTTGGAAGAGGATAGAGTTATTCAATTTGGTGGAATGATTTTAGATCAAAAAGGGAAAATGGAAGTTTATGATGAACTTTGCTCAAGTTCTATTCCAATAAAACTTGAAGCTATGGAAGTACATAATATTACTCCTGATATGCTAGAAAACAAACCAAGAGCTATAGAAACAAACTTTTATAGAAGATTAGAAGAGTTAAATAGTAGTTCAAACTTTTTAATTGCACATAATATAAATTTTGATTTAGAGATGATAAAAAAAGAGGGATTTGTAAATAATCTACAATTAATAGATACTTTAAGATGTGCTAGGCATTTATATCCTGAACTGCCTTATCATAGACTTCAATATTTAAGATATGCTTTAAATCTTTATAAAAGTGAAAAAGAGGAAGCAAATAAACTAAATATCACTATAAAAGCTCACGATGCAATAGGTGATGTACTTGTTATGAAACTTTTTTTAAGAGAACTTGTAGCAAAAACAAGAGAAGTTTATCCAAATGATAATCCTATGAAAAAACTTGTAGCTTTAAGCTCTACACCTGTATTTGTACAAACATTTAAGTTTGGTAAATATAAAGGAGAAAATATATCTGATGTTGCACAAAAAGATGCAAACTACTTAAACTGGATGCTTAATAATATGGAAGATATGGATGAAGATTTGAAATATACTTTGAGTAAGGTTTTACAATAA
- a CDS encoding ComEC/Rec2 family competence protein has product MHKIKEYKKEFFLILFLIICFIFNTIFDYFSYKNFKSENIFETETKIINIYEKDDYDILRLKTKSFEFFSSINKNEDLNKIDSLIVAIDTRKVDFIDYLKGFYTKIIYFDKVFDAKSDSYIKEKILENIKQNHTNSQIIELFNTLFLAIPANKELRTIFINLSISHIIALSGFHLVVLSFVIYWILYFPYSYFHTKYFPYRNIRYDILIITISILFYYLILTDIVPSLLRAFVLFCLGIFLLRSNIKIVSFMTLLFTFLIVIAFFPRYLFSIGFWFSTSAVFYIYLFVQYFKKLKKWQMLIFFNTWMFLIFNPIVHYFFYQTALEQFYSILLTIAFTVFYPFEIVAHIFNFAEYFDWILIYLFNFRFEVYDTVTPLWFFLLYIIVSFASINSKKAFYILNFLMIGFNFYIYFLV; this is encoded by the coding sequence ATGCATAAAATCAAAGAGTATAAAAAAGAGTTTTTTTTAATATTGTTTTTGATTATCTGTTTTATATTTAACACTATTTTTGACTATTTTTCTTATAAAAACTTCAAAAGTGAAAATATTTTTGAGACAGAAACAAAGATTATTAATATCTATGAAAAAGATGATTATGATATTTTAAGATTAAAAACTAAATCATTTGAATTTTTTTCATCAATAAATAAAAATGAAGATTTAAATAAAATTGACTCTTTAATTGTAGCAATAGATACAAGAAAGGTTGATTTTATTGATTATTTAAAAGGTTTTTATACAAAAATAATCTATTTTGATAAAGTTTTTGATGCTAAATCAGACTCTTATATTAAAGAAAAGATTTTAGAAAACATAAAACAAAATCATACAAATAGTCAAATAATTGAGCTTTTTAATACACTTTTTCTAGCAATTCCAGCAAATAAAGAGCTAAGAACTATTTTTATAAATTTATCAATTAGTCATATTATTGCACTTTCTGGATTTCATCTTGTTGTTTTATCATTTGTTATTTATTGGATTTTATATTTTCCTTATAGCTATTTTCATACAAAATATTTTCCATATAGAAATATAAGATATGATATTTTGATAATTACAATCTCTATTTTATTCTATTATCTTATTTTAACAGATATTGTTCCATCTCTTCTAAGAGCTTTTGTACTATTTTGTTTGGGTATTTTTTTGCTTAGATCAAATATAAAAATAGTCTCATTTATGACTCTATTATTTACTTTTTTAATAGTTATTGCATTTTTTCCTAGATATCTTTTTTCTATTGGATTTTGGTTCTCTACAAGTGCAGTTTTTTATATATATCTTTTTGTTCAATATTTTAAAAAGCTTAAAAAATGGCAAATGTTAATATTTTTTAATACATGGATGTTTTTGATTTTTAATCCCATAGTTCACTATTTTTTCTACCAAACTGCTCTTGAACAGTTTTATTCTATATTATTAACAATAGCTTTTACAGTTTTTTATCCATTTGAAATAGTGGCTCATATTTTTAATTTTGCAGAATATTTTGATTGGATTTTAATATATTTATTTAATTTTAGATTTGAAGTTTATGATACAGTTACACCTTTATGGTTTTTTTTACTTTATATAATTGTATCTTTTGCTTCTATAAATAGTAAAAAAGCTTTTTATATATTGAATTTTTTGATGATAGGATTTAATTTTTATATTTATTTTTTAGTATAG
- a CDS encoding BCCT family transporter, whose product MNSTILKPVFVPSVLFISILVIFTFINPSLANEIFISTKNFISQKFAWLYMLSIAIFTFFAFFLALSKFGKFKLGPDQSKPAFSNFSWFAMLFSTGMGIGIVFWGIAEPVVHYTNPPVGTKESIESAKNAMNLVFFHWGLNAWAIYAIVGLVLAYFSFRHGLPLSIRSALYPLIGDKIYGKIGHTVDTIAVLGTIFGIATSLGLGVLQINSGLNYVFDIDISLINQIILIVLICAIAMVSVVLGLDAGIKRLSILNLFLAFLLLLFVIIVGPSFYILDSFVQNIGEYLSNIVKQTFNMYSYEDKSSWLSSWTLFYWAWWISWAPFVGMFIARVSRGRTIREFIIGVLFVPVGFTFIWMTVFGNSALYLIINEGYTALSQAISNDVSIAIFKFLEFFPFSSITSILVVILIAIFFITSSDSGSLVVDTIASGGNSNNPVWQRAFWASSQGIVAIAMLIAGGFEALQSASIIIGLPFAIILLISCWGIYKALNLEYIRSESLQHHMNAGRHGEICGTWQNRLNRIIEFPKPDETRKFIDKEIIEAMNIVKEELEKYAWVVEVTNNERKSISTLRVEHSGDFDFIYEVRLRNYDTPPYAYPENINPQKEQKKYGRAEVFLQDGNKAYDIYGYDIEVIVNDIIDQFEKHRHFLNNTSSLNPVVPVD is encoded by the coding sequence ATGAATTCGACCATTTTAAAACCCGTCTTTGTGCCGTCAGTGCTTTTTATATCTATATTAGTAATATTTACTTTTATAAACCCCTCTTTGGCAAACGAAATTTTCATAAGCACGAAAAATTTCATCTCACAAAAATTTGCTTGGTTATATATGCTAAGTATCGCAATTTTTACCTTCTTTGCTTTTTTTCTTGCACTTTCAAAATTTGGTAAATTTAAATTAGGTCCAGATCAATCAAAACCTGCTTTTTCCAACTTCTCTTGGTTTGCAATGTTATTTTCAACAGGAATGGGAATAGGAATAGTTTTCTGGGGAATTGCTGAACCAGTAGTTCATTATACAAATCCACCTGTTGGAACAAAAGAGAGTATAGAATCTGCTAAAAATGCTATGAATCTTGTCTTCTTCCACTGGGGTTTAAATGCTTGGGCTATTTATGCTATTGTTGGTTTAGTTTTAGCATATTTCTCTTTTAGACATGGATTACCTTTATCTATTAGATCTGCTTTATATCCATTAATTGGAGATAAAATATATGGAAAAATTGGACATACAGTTGATACTATTGCAGTTTTAGGAACAATATTTGGTATTGCTACATCTTTAGGACTTGGTGTTTTACAGATAAATTCAGGTCTTAATTATGTTTTTGATATAGATATTAGTTTAATTAATCAAATTATTTTAATTGTTCTTATTTGTGCAATAGCTATGGTTTCAGTAGTTTTAGGACTTGATGCAGGAATAAAAAGATTATCAATTTTAAATCTATTTTTAGCCTTTTTGCTACTTCTTTTTGTAATTATAGTAGGACCTAGTTTTTATATTTTAGACTCATTTGTACAAAATATTGGAGAGTATTTATCAAATATTGTAAAACAAACTTTTAATATGTACTCTTATGAAGATAAATCATCTTGGCTATCTTCTTGGACACTATTTTATTGGGCTTGGTGGATATCTTGGGCACCATTTGTAGGAATGTTTATTGCTAGAGTTTCAAGAGGAAGAACTATAAGAGAGTTTATTATTGGTGTTTTATTTGTTCCTGTTGGATTTACATTTATTTGGATGACAGTTTTTGGAAACAGTGCTTTATATTTGATTATAAATGAAGGTTATACTGCTTTATCTCAAGCTATTTCAAATGATGTTTCAATAGCTATTTTTAAATTCTTAGAGTTTTTTCCTTTTTCAAGTATAACTTCAATTTTAGTTGTAATTTTAATTGCTATATTCTTTATTACATCTTCTGATAGTGGTTCTTTAGTTGTTGATACAATAGCAAGTGGAGGAAATTCAAATAATCCAGTTTGGCAAAGAGCTTTTTGGGCATCTTCTCAAGGTATAGTTGCAATTGCCATGCTTATTGCTGGTGGATTTGAAGCTTTACAATCAGCATCAATTATTATTGGACTTCCATTTGCTATTATTTTATTAATCTCTTGTTGGGGAATTTATAAAGCTTTAAATCTAGAATATATTAGAAGTGAAAGTTTACAACATCATATGAATGCTGGAAGACATGGAGAAATATGTGGTACTTGGCAAAATAGATTAAATAGAATCATAGAATTTCCAAAGCCTGATGAAACTAGAAAATTCATTGATAAAGAGATTATTGAAGCTATGAATATAGTAAAAGAAGAGTTAGAAAAATATGCTTGGGTAGTTGAAGTTACAAATAATGAAAGAAAATCTATTTCTACTTTAAGGGTTGAGCACTCAGGAGATTTTGATTTTATATATGAAGTTAGATTAAGAAATTATGATACTCCTCCTTATGCTTATCCAGAAAATATAAACCCTCAAAAAGAGCAGAAAAAATATGGAAGAGCTGAAGTGTTTTTACAAGATGGAAATAAAGCTTATGATATTTATGGTTATGATATTGAAGTAATTGTAAATGATATTATTGACCAATTTGAGAAGCATAGACACTTTTTAAATAATACATCTAGTTTAAATCCTGTTGTTCCTGTTGATTAA